One Geitlerinema sp. PCC 9228 genomic window, GGGGGGTGCCGGTGGCGTTGCGTTGGATGTAGGGAATGTGGCGTAGGTGGAGGTTTTGGGTGAGTTCGGCGGTTCCGGATTCGTCGCCAAATAGGAGTATTTCTGGTTGGGGATGTAGGTGTTTCCAGCTTTGGATGGCGTTGTTTTGGATGGTGGCTATGGTATGGTAGAAGGGTTTGGGGATAGTGAAGAGGGTGAGAGGTTGGGTAGAGTTGACGTGGGAATGGGTAGGAAATGGTTGGGAAAATGAATTCATTAGTTTATACCGTTGTGTATTGACTGGTTTGGACTTTTTGTTCTATATTTACATTGAATATAAACTATTGTATTTCCAGTCCTACTTAAAATTTATATACTATGCCATCTAGTGATTTTCGTCGAGCCAACCAATTAGTACGGGAGAATAGATTAGAAGAGGCAGTTGCTGCTTATCGAAGCGCGATCGCTAGTAATCCTAATATATACGTTTATTATCAAAATTTAGGTGAAGCATTAGAAAAATTAGGATACCTTGAGGAAGCGACTAAAGCTTATCGTCAAGTTGTAAGTTTACATCCACAATTTCCGGGAGGGCAGGAAAAAATAAGAAATCTTCTACAAAGGTTGGAAAAAACCAAGGAATCGAAACAATTAGTATATCAAGTATCTAATAAAGACAATAAAACATATAGTCAAAGTAAAGAACCTACACAGCCTGAAAATAACTCGTCGAAACATAATAATTTGCCTACAGATGTAAACGTTAATTCAAAAAAAGTCCAGAATCTCGAGGAGCCATTAGAAGCTTACTATAAATCTCTAAAAACTAATCCAAAGTCTGGGTATCTATACTTACAGTTAGCAAAAGCTTTAGCTAGAAGAAATAAATTAGCTGAAGCTATTGTTTTTTATAAGATAGTTCTCAAAATACAGCCAGATTCGGGTAATGCAGCTGATGCATACGAAGAATGGAAAAAATGTATCTTCAAGCTTGAAAAGGGTTAAGTTAAGAATATTTTTATTTTTACTGGTATTATTGATGTAGCAAGCTAGCAAGTAAAGATGTCCAATTGTTGCATTGAAACCATTTTATGCCTGCTATAATTGCATTCTTCTTATAATAAGGATAATGTTTTGATATTTGATTTATAGCCTCTACGAACGAATTCGGATCGTTTTGGTCAACTACAATACCACAATCTAATTCTTCAATTCTATTTCCCATCCAAGTATTTTTAGATGATACAACTGGTTTTCCGAGATACAAAGAATCTATAAACAAACCAGATGTCCTTTTTGAGAAAGCTTCTTTAGCATACGGCAAAACTACAATATCTGAAAAGCTTAATATTTTAAAGAAATCCCTTGATGGCAAACCATCTTCAAAAAAATTGACTATGCTTTTTATTTTTTCTAATTCTTGATTCACATCTTCATTATCAAAAGTTTTTTTCATGAAAATTTGATAATGACTTTCTTCTTTTTTTGAATTTATTTCAGCTATAATTTTGATGATTTCTATAGAAACCAAATACCCTTTACTAGTTTTATTTTTTGTTCCTCCCAAGTTACCAGGAAACAAAATTGTGTTGCCTTGGGAAAAGTTAGGGAGTTTTACTTGATTAAATTGCTTTATTTTCAAGTTCATAAAATCTTGATCGGAAACAAGTACACTAGGGTGCGGTGCAACTTCTAATTTGATATCAAACATTCGTTCAATATCTTCTTGTAATTCCTCTGTTGGAACAGTTGCATGAATTTTTGAAGAATTATAAATGAATTTTAGAAATGTCGTCCATCTTTTTTTAAATTCAGGAGAACTTAAATTTTTAAAAGGTAACCAAAATAAATTAACATGTAATACTACATTTTCGTATTTCAATGCTAATTGACTTAGTATTTCTGTATGATTAAGACTTCCTGTATACATGTAAAGGATATTAGTAGTATTACCAATAGTTTCCAAAATTTCCTGAAGAGCATACTCAATTTCTTTACGAAATTGTTTTAATACTGATTCTTTAGGTCCGTAAATTCCTTGATTGCCAATCATCCATGAATGCTCTTTAAAGGTAGGTCTGAATTGATGATTTTGTTGTAAAAAATCTTTGGGTGTTTCTTTCCAGCATAGAGAGTAGAAAGGTATACCAAAGTAATTACAAGCTTCTCTCAGATTTAGGTCATAACCTAAAAAATGACCCGATAAATTTCTTGTATCTGGATTAATTGATATAAAATTCATATCCACCATTGAAAATTGTATGCATTAAGTAAACTTCAATTAATTGTATTTTTATGCTTTATTTTTTATTTCATTGTGATAGTTTAAGAAAAAGATAATCAATAATTTGTTCCCATTCCTTTGAATTGCTTAAATGTTCAATATCAAAAGCTTTGCTACTATGTTCAGAAAATTGATTGAAACTTTCTATCCAGTTGACGACAGTTTCTATTTCCAAATAAGGCGTACAATCTAATGATTTTTGTAAAAACTTCTGCATTTCTAGTAAATTATTTTTTTCATACATTGACCAAGCTGCTTTGACAAGCTCATAATATGTTTGATTATTATTCTTTAAACTATAGCAGTTAGTTTTATCAGAAGAAAAGTATTCATGAAATACTTCTTTATAATGTTTTTTGGGAAACACCTGGCAATGTCCATCTAAAGTAGCATCTATAATTGTCCGTCCCTCTGCCTTAAACTTTTCATTAGCAATTTGATAATGTTTTTCTGATGTTTCTAGATCGGGAAGATGCCACTTGGTGCCTTTCCCAAAATAGTTAGGATGAAAATGGTTGGGATCTTCACCTTGCGATACAACTTCTTTATGAGGCTGCCCTTTAGTAACAAAGTTGTGGTCAACTCCAATTAATACAACAGTATCAAAACCCATATAATAAGCTAACTGCATGGCTACGTATGTTACTGTACTTCCCTCATTTATACCTTCTAAAGGGTTACTACTAAAGGGTTCTCCATGATAAGGAAGAGTTTTAATAAACATAATATCTTCTTGGTTAGGAATATATGGAATTCCTTTGTTGCTTATAAACTTAGGACATGGTATATTCAGTATTTCTTCTACACTTTGTTCTATTACTAGCTTATTAACTGTTACATAATAAGTAGGTGTAAATCCCCATTTTTCAAAACCTAAATATATCCTATTCGTTCCAAAACAAGTTTCATTTTTCAGGAAAGATAAATCCATTTTATTTAGACTAGGGCCGTTACCTATTATTACACAACGTTCACCTTTATGTATATCTTTAAATTGCTTTAATTTTCTTTGAGAATTTAATAGAATTGGTCGAGCACTTACATTGTTTAACAAAGTTTTTGCGGTTTCATAATCAGGTTTAATTTGAAGAGCTTTACGATAAAGTTTTATTGATTCCTCATGTTGCTCTTGATATTCCAAAACTTGTCCTAAACCTCGATACGGCCAAGGTTTTTCAGGGTTTAATTGTATAGCTTTATTATAATACTCTTTGGCATTTTCTAAATGTCTTTGATTCAAAAGAAGATCGCCAATTTTATGAAGTAAACTTGAATTGGTTTTGATTTGCAAAGCATTTTTATAGTAGGATAAAGCTTGAGTTTTCTCACCTTTTTTGTTTGATTCATCCCCTAATTCAGTTAAATAATTACCCAAAAGTTTAGAAAACTCATTTACTCTATCGTTGCGAACAAAAATAAGATTTCCCCAAGCTGGTTGGTTATCTAAAGGATAAGGTAAACATCGCAGAAAATTATGAGCTTTTGTTTTCTGACCTTTTCGTCCATATTCTTGAATAGGTCCCCATTCCGAAACAAAAACTTTGTATCCCCTATCTTGCATATAACTGGCTACATCATGATAGGTATAACCAAAATTTTGCTGAGACCGCTCGTCAGCAAATTCACACATAACAACTTCAGGTTTATTTTTATTAAAGTCAAAACCTTGTAGTACTAAAAAATCAGCACCTTCAACATCTATTTTTAAAAAAGATATATAGTTAACATTAAAATTAATTAAGGTATTGTCTAATCTAATCGTCTCTACTTCCATAGCTGGTTTATGAGTAGAGTGAAAAGGTTTTAAGGAATGAATTCCCCAATGTTCGGAACTCACATAAAATGGTACTAACTGGCCTTCTACGTTTGACACAGCTTTAGGGAAAATAGTAACTTCTTGAAACTGACTTAGATTATTCTTTAGATCTTCTAAATTTTCTGGTTCTGGTTCAAAAGCAATAACACGCCATCCTTTTTGGGCAAATTTTTTTGATACGGAACCTACATGAGCCCCTACATCAATGATTGTTTTTTTGTCGTTTTTAACTTCTAGAAAGGGAAAACGAAGTAATAGTTCTAATTCGGAAAAAGGCATAGTTATATTATTGGTTGATGTTTGCTTGTGGTTTTCTTTTTGACCCTTGGCAGTAATGGTATTGGCTTGGTCGCTTTTGTTTTCTGCTACTGTCTTAAGAATTTCATAGAAGTGTTGTCGAATTTTACTTGAGGAATGTTTTTCAAATACAAAATTGCGTGCTTTTTGTCCTAGATTTTTACGGAATTCTGAATCTTTAATAAGTTGTTGAATAGCAACCCGTAGCTTTTCAAAATCGCGCTCTGTCACTACATTAACTGAATGAGTAGATACAGCATAGTCTACTGTTGCTATTTCTCTAGGTCCATAAACTAATACCGGTACACCAGATGCCATACATTCCGGCAATTTATTAGCAACTGAATATCGAACATAGTTGATACTTTTTTGATCGAAATTATATGCAACTATTAAAGTATTAGATGTCATTAGAAGACTACGATATCCTGCCTGAGAAAAATTACTTTCATTTATGCTTACATAAGGTACATTATAAAATGCTTGAATTGCTTTGTTTTTCCAAAGTGACCACGTATAAATTTCGAGTTTCACAGGTAAATACTCATTTATTTCCCCTAATACTTGAACGATATCACGTATACTTGAAAAGTTCATATCATCAGCTAAAGCTCCTACATATCGTATTATGAAAGGATCGCTAGACATAGGCTCTTTAAAGCAACTCTTTTGTTTTTCGAATTCCCAATCTCTTCGATTAACACAATTCGCTATAGGAACAAAATTGGCTCCGTAGCGTTTTTGAAACGCTTTAGACATGTGCTTGCTTATAGAAAGCCTTACCGCAGATTGTTTTAATAAAGATCTCAGGGAATCATCTATCTGAGAATATAAGTTGGGTTTTTCACTTCGCAGACGATTGGGCCAATCATCTACAATATGGGTTACTAGAGGTTTTCCTAGCTGCTCGATTAATTTATAAGCAAAATTATAAAAGTTAATATTATCGACAGCTATACGGTAATAAATCAGATCTGGGTTAAAATCTTTACATTCTAGAATGATACTTTCTTCATCAAAACATTCATTATTGGTTTTCTTTAACGATAATATGCGAAATTTAGTATCCTGAGGTCCATCACAATAAATTTGCATCCATAAATGACTAGGCCAATCAGCAAATAAATTTTTCTTCATTTGACCTGTTGCTGAAATAGACCCTGTTTTGATCCAGTCTATGATTAAAATACGTGGAAAGTTGCTTGTTTGTTTCATAAAAGCTTTCTTCATAAAAGTTTCCTTACAACTTTTTTTTCTTGGCTTCTTGATTCATTCTGTACTTAACCTTGCCATTGCCCCACCATCAACAACAACAGATTGACCAGTA contains:
- a CDS encoding tetratricopeptide repeat protein — its product is MPSSDFRRANQLVRENRLEEAVAAYRSAIASNPNIYVYYQNLGEALEKLGYLEEATKAYRQVVSLHPQFPGGQEKIRNLLQRLEKTKESKQLVYQVSNKDNKTYSQSKEPTQPENNSSKHNNLPTDVNVNSKKVQNLEEPLEAYYKSLKTNPKSGYLYLQLAKALARRNKLAEAIVFYKIVLKIQPDSGNAADAYEEWKKCIFKLEKG
- a CDS encoding FkbM family methyltransferase; amino-acid sequence: MKKAFMKQTSNFPRILIIDWIKTGSISATGQMKKNLFADWPSHLWMQIYCDGPQDTKFRILSLKKTNNECFDEESIILECKDFNPDLIYYRIAVDNINFYNFAYKLIEQLGKPLVTHIVDDWPNRLRSEKPNLYSQIDDSLRSLLKQSAVRLSISKHMSKAFQKRYGANFVPIANCVNRRDWEFEKQKSCFKEPMSSDPFIIRYVGALADDMNFSSIRDIVQVLGEINEYLPVKLEIYTWSLWKNKAIQAFYNVPYVSINESNFSQAGYRSLLMTSNTLIVAYNFDQKSINYVRYSVANKLPECMASGVPVLVYGPREIATVDYAVSTHSVNVVTERDFEKLRVAIQQLIKDSEFRKNLGQKARNFVFEKHSSSKIRQHFYEILKTVAENKSDQANTITAKGQKENHKQTSTNNITMPFSELELLLRFPFLEVKNDKKTIIDVGAHVGSVSKKFAQKGWRVIAFEPEPENLEDLKNNLSQFQEVTIFPKAVSNVEGQLVPFYVSSEHWGIHSLKPFHSTHKPAMEVETIRLDNTLINFNVNYISFLKIDVEGADFLVLQGFDFNKNKPEVVMCEFADERSQQNFGYTYHDVASYMQDRGYKVFVSEWGPIQEYGRKGQKTKAHNFLRCLPYPLDNQPAWGNLIFVRNDRVNEFSKLLGNYLTELGDESNKKGEKTQALSYYKNALQIKTNSSLLHKIGDLLLNQRHLENAKEYYNKAIQLNPEKPWPYRGLGQVLEYQEQHEESIKLYRKALQIKPDYETAKTLLNNVSARPILLNSQRKLKQFKDIHKGERCVIIGNGPSLNKMDLSFLKNETCFGTNRIYLGFEKWGFTPTYYVTVNKLVIEQSVEEILNIPCPKFISNKGIPYIPNQEDIMFIKTLPYHGEPFSSNPLEGINEGSTVTYVAMQLAYYMGFDTVVLIGVDHNFVTKGQPHKEVVSQGEDPNHFHPNYFGKGTKWHLPDLETSEKHYQIANEKFKAEGRTIIDATLDGHCQVFPKKHYKEVFHEYFSSDKTNCYSLKNNNQTYYELVKAAWSMYEKNNLLEMQKFLQKSLDCTPYLEIETVVNWIESFNQFSEHSSKAFDIEHLSNSKEWEQIIDYLFLKLSQ
- a CDS encoding glycosyltransferase, which encodes MVDMNFISINPDTRNLSGHFLGYDLNLREACNYFGIPFYSLCWKETPKDFLQQNHQFRPTFKEHSWMIGNQGIYGPKESVLKQFRKEIEYALQEILETIGNTTNILYMYTGSLNHTEILSQLALKYENVVLHVNLFWLPFKNLSSPEFKKRWTTFLKFIYNSSKIHATVPTEELQEDIERMFDIKLEVAPHPSVLVSDQDFMNLKIKQFNQVKLPNFSQGNTILFPGNLGGTKNKTSKGYLVSIEIIKIIAEINSKKEESHYQIFMKKTFDNEDVNQELEKIKSIVNFFEDGLPSRDFFKILSFSDIVVLPYAKEAFSKRTSGLFIDSLYLGKPVVSSKNTWMGNRIEELDCGIVVDQNDPNSFVEAINQISKHYPYYKKNAIIAGIKWFQCNNWTSLLASLLHQ